One segment of Desulfovibrio sp. X2 DNA contains the following:
- a CDS encoding sulfite exporter TauE/SafE family protein: MSFPRKVFEFLKEASIAHAKWDMEVSTSIIKNRKKLLILALLCLPILAVSFAGAADMIGGKHAYAPSFYTTQIFLVSIAVGLAAGLITGCIGAGGGFIITPALMAAGVKGILAVGTDLFHIFAKAIMGTTVHKKLGNVSGKLAVAFLVGSIGGTFIGGAINKGLYDKNPLLSDMFISVVYVLLLGFLGFYALFDFFAASRAGGGGDAHGGASGTTRLASNLQNMKVPPMITFDEDLVPGGKRISGWVVAAGGCIVGILAAVMGVGGGFVTFPMFVYIFGVSSMTTVGTDILQIIFTAGAGAIAQYAIYGFVFYTLAMGMLLGSLLGIQVGALTTKVVKGIHIRGFYAISIIAGFINRAASLPKKLVEMEYLSWSPSLCSNIEFVGNIVFWVVVAIFGIWVLGKFFGNVGKLRQEA, encoded by the coding sequence ATGAGTTTCCCGAGAAAGGTCTTCGAATTCCTCAAGGAAGCGAGCATCGCGCACGCGAAGTGGGACATGGAGGTCTCCACCTCCATCATCAAGAACAGGAAGAAGCTCCTCATCCTGGCGCTTCTCTGCCTGCCCATCCTCGCGGTCTCGTTCGCGGGCGCGGCGGACATGATCGGCGGCAAGCACGCCTACGCGCCGTCGTTCTACACCACGCAGATCTTCCTGGTGTCCATCGCCGTGGGCCTGGCCGCGGGGCTCATCACCGGCTGCATCGGCGCGGGCGGCGGCTTCATCATCACCCCGGCGCTCATGGCTGCGGGCGTGAAGGGCATCCTGGCCGTGGGTACGGACCTCTTCCACATCTTCGCCAAGGCCATCATGGGCACCACGGTGCACAAGAAGCTCGGCAACGTCTCGGGCAAGCTGGCCGTGGCCTTCCTGGTGGGCTCCATCGGCGGCACGTTCATCGGCGGCGCCATCAACAAGGGGCTCTACGACAAGAACCCGCTGCTCTCGGACATGTTCATCAGCGTGGTCTACGTGCTGCTCCTGGGCTTCCTCGGCTTCTACGCCCTGTTCGACTTCTTCGCGGCCAGCCGCGCGGGCGGCGGGGGTGACGCGCACGGCGGCGCCTCGGGCACCACGCGGCTCGCCTCCAACCTGCAGAACATGAAGGTGCCGCCCATGATCACCTTCGACGAGGACCTTGTGCCCGGCGGCAAGCGCATCTCCGGCTGGGTCGTGGCCGCGGGCGGCTGCATCGTCGGCATCCTGGCGGCGGTCATGGGCGTGGGCGGCGGCTTCGTCACCTTCCCCATGTTCGTCTACATCTTCGGCGTCTCCTCCATGACCACCGTGGGCACGGACATCCTGCAGATCATCTTCACCGCGGGCGCGGGCGCCATCGCCCAGTACGCCATCTACGGCTTCGTCTTCTACACCCTGGCCATGGGCATGCTGCTCGGCTCGCTGCTCGGCATCCAGGTCGGCGCGCTGACCACCAAGGTGGTCAAGGGCATCCACATCCGCGGCTTCTACGCCATCTCGATCATCGCGGGCTTCATCAACCGCGCGGCCTCGCTGCCCAAGAAGCTCGTGGAGATGGAGTACCTGAGCTGGTCGCCCAGCCTGTGCTCGAACATCGAGTTCGTGGGCAACATCGTCTTCTGGGTGGTGGTCGCCATCTTCGGCATCTGGGTCCTGGGCAAGTTCTTCGGCAACGTCGGCAAGCTGCGTCAGGAGGCGTAA
- a CDS encoding response regulator, producing the protein MNAETEPKVLLVDDEQDFLEVLQKRLQRRGVTVLAAHDGAEALALLPAYDVDVVVLDVKMPGMDGMTVLSRIKAGRPEVEVIMLTGHAEIEAAMQGLEQGAFDYLMKPVEMDHLFYKIQDAYKRKLLRAQDREERAASRESRPDGPQGADRGV; encoded by the coding sequence ATGAACGCCGAAACGGAGCCGAAGGTCCTTCTGGTGGACGACGAGCAGGACTTCCTGGAGGTCCTGCAGAAGCGTCTGCAGCGGCGCGGAGTGACGGTGCTCGCCGCGCACGACGGCGCCGAGGCCCTCGCCCTGCTGCCCGCCTACGACGTGGATGTGGTCGTTCTCGACGTGAAGATGCCGGGCATGGACGGCATGACCGTGCTCTCCCGCATCAAGGCCGGGCGGCCGGAGGTCGAGGTGATCATGCTCACCGGGCACGCGGAGATCGAGGCGGCCATGCAGGGCCTGGAGCAGGGCGCCTTCGACTATCTCATGAAGCCCGTGGAGATGGACCATCTCTTCTACAAGATCCAGGACGCGTACAAGCGCAAGCTCCTGCGCGCCCAGGACCGTGAAGAGCGGGCCGCCTCGCGGGAATCCCGCCCGGACGGGCCGCAGGGCGCGGACCGGGGCGTCTAG
- a CDS encoding response regulator produces the protein MVSILIVDRNPHVREFLRRELAGRGYHILAAGSGEEMLDALSASSGPRVVVIDPDLPDQAGLPLLRRLAREFPGVRVVVHAHAGDAGLELAGTDVVVKNGRTDNLLDAVSRAAARSGGPAAV, from the coding sequence GTGGTCAGCATCCTCATCGTGGACCGCAACCCGCACGTGCGGGAATTTCTGCGCCGCGAACTCGCGGGCCGGGGGTACCACATCCTCGCGGCCGGGAGCGGCGAGGAGATGCTGGACGCGCTGTCCGCCTCGTCCGGTCCGCGCGTGGTCGTCATCGATCCCGATCTGCCGGACCAGGCCGGGCTGCCGCTCCTTAGGCGGCTCGCCCGGGAATTCCCGGGCGTGCGGGTCGTGGTCCACGCCCATGCCGGGGATGCCGGGCTGGAGTTGGCGGGCACGGATGTGGTGGTCAAGAACGGCCGCACGGACAATCTGCTGGACGCGGTCTCGCGGGCCGCTGCGCGGAGCGGCGGTCCGGCAGCCGTCTGA
- a CDS encoding sigma-54 dependent transcriptional regulator — MAKILIVDDDAQLRLSFERLLAAEGHEVLAASSGEAGIEAVKAEHPELVVMDVRMPGMNGLTAFQKMRGIDARLPVIVMTAYGTTETAIEAIKMGAFDYILKPFEIPAILALIGQALESARLMRGKVAMNGAAGNGAAPEGDALIGKSPAMHEVYKAIGRVAATDATVLVRGESGTGKELVARAVYQHSQRADRPFVVINCVAIPETLLESELFGYEKGAFTGAATRRVGKIEQANHGTIFLDEIGDMPVNIQAKLLRLLQERTIERLGGRQSVGVDVRIIAATNRDLEAAVAEGRFREDLYYRLKVVTLSLPPLRERLEDVGPLAEYFLARFAREMRMDNPGLTPDAASLLTAQTWPGNVRELANTVQKTLIFNRGAPISRSDVSAALGATVAGHEPGGGSGATGAADPALREWVRAGLAGYDGHAAFEDLMDAVARELVREALDICEGNRTRAARLLGLTRPTLLAKMDKYGLKVKATVSDR, encoded by the coding sequence ATGGCGAAGATCCTGATCGTTGACGACGACGCCCAGCTCCGCCTCTCCTTCGAGCGCCTGCTCGCGGCCGAGGGGCACGAGGTGCTGGCCGCCTCCTCGGGCGAGGCCGGGATCGAGGCCGTGAAGGCCGAGCATCCGGAGCTCGTGGTCATGGACGTGCGCATGCCCGGCATGAACGGGCTCACGGCCTTCCAGAAGATGCGCGGTATCGACGCGCGCCTGCCCGTGATCGTCATGACCGCCTACGGCACCACCGAGACGGCCATCGAGGCCATCAAGATGGGGGCCTTCGACTACATCCTGAAGCCTTTCGAGATCCCGGCCATCCTGGCGCTCATCGGCCAGGCCCTGGAGTCGGCACGGCTCATGCGCGGCAAGGTCGCCATGAACGGAGCGGCCGGAAACGGCGCCGCGCCCGAGGGCGACGCGCTGATCGGCAAGAGCCCGGCCATGCACGAGGTCTACAAGGCCATCGGCCGGGTCGCGGCCACGGACGCCACGGTGCTCGTGCGCGGCGAGTCCGGCACGGGCAAGGAGCTGGTGGCCAGGGCCGTGTACCAGCACAGCCAGCGCGCCGACCGGCCCTTCGTGGTCATCAACTGCGTGGCCATCCCCGAGACGCTCCTCGAATCCGAGCTCTTCGGCTACGAGAAGGGCGCCTTCACCGGAGCCGCCACCCGCCGCGTGGGCAAGATCGAGCAGGCCAACCACGGAACCATCTTCCTGGACGAGATCGGGGACATGCCCGTGAACATCCAGGCCAAGCTGCTGCGCCTGCTGCAGGAGAGAACCATCGAGCGGCTGGGCGGGCGGCAGTCCGTGGGCGTGGACGTGCGCATCATCGCGGCCACCAACCGCGACCTGGAGGCCGCCGTGGCCGAGGGGCGCTTCCGCGAAGACCTCTACTATCGCCTGAAGGTCGTAACCCTCTCCCTGCCGCCCCTGCGCGAGCGCCTCGAGGACGTGGGGCCGCTGGCCGAGTATTTCCTGGCCCGCTTCGCGCGCGAGATGCGCATGGACAACCCCGGCCTGACCCCGGATGCCGCCTCACTGCTCACGGCCCAGACGTGGCCCGGCAACGTGCGCGAACTGGCCAACACCGTGCAGAAGACGCTCATCTTCAACCGGGGCGCGCCCATAAGCCGCAGCGACGTGTCCGCGGCCCTGGGCGCGACCGTCGCCGGACACGAGCCGGGCGGCGGGAGCGGCGCGACGGGCGCGGCCGATCCGGCCCTGCGCGAGTGGGTGCGCGCCGGACTCGCGGGTTACGACGGGCACGCTGCCTTCGAGGACCTGATGGACGCCGTGGCCCGCGAGCTGGTGCGCGAGGCCCTGGACATCTGCGAGGGCAACCGCACCCGCGCCGCCCGTCTCCTCGGCCTCACCCGGCCCACGCTCCTGGCCAAGATGGACAAGTACGGCCTCAAGGTGAAGGCCACGGTCTCAGACCGCTGA
- a CDS encoding sensor histidine kinase, producing MKQRRRAQKHFFDLRTNIVLLLIGLVAVTLAWAGATLWHVQHDAALVADLAERDAPALSAAQNLRRVLAGMDAEAAEAGPGSLTRIRTLRATFEASLEQVRNLAGQGARRELLGRIETEWQRYVYAGEQLGDPDPVERERARREAHAMAGRLDELCRVLVTGLTDDVAAAGATWQRRAHIAAVLSWIAVPVAVLLCLSLALLLFRRVLGPIRSIALKSGAEDSAQALEDEIQALGNRLADLAASVDSTHSKLVESREHLMQSEKLALVGKLAAGVAHSIRNPLTSVKMRLFSLERGLDLPPVHKEDFEVISEEIRHLDTIIRNFLEFSRRPKLKIVPVSPSDVVDMTVELLRHRLESHGVTVTVEREERLPAVEGDPDQLKEALVNLMLNSCEAMPGGGTISLVEEAGFIEPVGDVAIVTLADTGPGIPAHLREKIFQPFFSTKEEGTGLGLPIARRILEEHKGWLHLKGGDGHGAAFVMVLPSREKAGWRRS from the coding sequence ATGAAGCAACGCCGCCGCGCCCAGAAGCACTTCTTCGACCTGCGCACGAACATCGTCCTGCTCCTGATCGGGCTCGTTGCCGTGACCCTGGCCTGGGCCGGGGCCACGCTGTGGCACGTGCAGCACGACGCGGCCCTGGTGGCCGACCTGGCCGAGCGCGACGCGCCCGCCCTGTCCGCGGCCCAGAACCTGCGCCGGGTGCTCGCGGGCATGGACGCCGAGGCCGCCGAGGCCGGACCGGGCTCGCTCACGCGCATCCGCACCCTGCGCGCCACCTTCGAGGCCTCCCTCGAGCAGGTCAGGAACCTCGCCGGGCAGGGCGCGAGGCGCGAGCTGCTCGGCCGCATCGAGACCGAGTGGCAGCGCTACGTCTACGCCGGTGAGCAGCTCGGCGACCCCGATCCCGTCGAGCGCGAGCGCGCCCGCCGCGAGGCCCACGCCATGGCCGGGCGGCTGGACGAGCTGTGCCGCGTCCTGGTCACAGGGCTCACCGACGACGTGGCCGCGGCCGGGGCCACCTGGCAGCGCCGCGCGCACATCGCCGCCGTGCTCTCCTGGATCGCCGTGCCGGTCGCGGTCCTGCTCTGCCTCTCCCTGGCGCTCCTGCTCTTCCGCCGCGTGCTCGGCCCCATCCGCTCCATCGCGCTCAAGTCCGGGGCGGAGGACTCCGCCCAGGCGCTCGAGGACGAGATCCAGGCCCTGGGCAACCGCCTGGCCGATCTCGCGGCCAGCGTGGACAGCACCCACTCGAAGCTCGTGGAGAGCCGCGAGCACCTGATGCAGAGCGAGAAGCTGGCCCTGGTGGGCAAGCTCGCCGCGGGCGTGGCGCACAGCATCCGAAACCCGCTGACCTCGGTGAAGATGCGCCTCTTCTCCCTGGAGCGCGGCCTGGACCTGCCGCCCGTGCACAAGGAGGACTTCGAGGTCATCTCCGAGGAGATCCGCCACCTCGACACCATCATCCGAAACTTCCTCGAATTCTCCCGCAGGCCCAAGCTCAAGATCGTGCCCGTCAGCCCCTCGGACGTGGTGGACATGACCGTGGAGCTCCTGCGCCACCGCCTGGAGTCGCACGGCGTCACGGTCACCGTCGAGCGCGAGGAGCGTCTGCCCGCGGTGGAGGGCGACCCGGACCAGCTGAAGGAGGCCCTGGTCAACCTGATGCTCAATTCCTGCGAGGCCATGCCCGGCGGCGGGACCATCTCCCTCGTCGAGGAGGCGGGCTTCATCGAGCCCGTGGGCGACGTGGCCATCGTGACCCTCGCGGACACCGGCCCGGGCATCCCGGCGCACCTGCGCGAGAAGATCTTCCAGCCCTTCTTCAGCACCAAGGAGGAGGGCACCGGCCTCGGGCTTCCCATCGCCAGGCGCATCCTCGAGGAGCACAAGGGGTGGCTCCATCTGAAGGGCGGGGACGGGCACGGCGCCGCGTTCGTCATGGTCCTGCCCAGCAGGGAGAAGGCGGGATGGCGAAGATCCTGA
- a CDS encoding ABC transporter permease, which translates to MLRAAPWLTLGIFLLPVGAGLFGTLLPALGWFPALGARGLGLAEFVRLSAMPGIWRAAVLSLLTGLLTALLSLGITALVCARAHGSRLFLRLQASLAPMLAAPYAAVAIGFAFLVAPSGLFARLLSPWLTGWAVPPDLLVVHDSWGLCMVAGMLLKTVPYLLFMTIAALDQVRGAEGMAVARSLGYAGPTAWLRVIFPQVYPQIRLPVYAVLAFAMSVVDVGIILGPTTPPTLSVAVYRLFTDRDINLILPASAGALAQLALVAGAVLLWRLCERLAATRLRGFLTSGRRGRAGRAGGAAVGGLAGLLWGLFGLGMLALVLWSLAGSWWFPDTLPGKWSLRIWQRTLPDLGWPVWNTLAVGLLSTGLSLALVLGCLENEARHGLAPAARRTMWLLYVPLLVPQIAFLFGLQTFFVRLRLDGTLVAVAFSHTLFVLPYVFLSLADPWRALDERYVRSAACLGASPGRIFWRVKLPLLARPVAFAAAVGFAVSVAQYLPTVFAGAGRLPTLTTEAVTLASGGDRRVAGVYALAQSALPLAFYALAMSAAARRRSARRVLRPA; encoded by the coding sequence ATGCTCAGGGCGGCCCCCTGGCTCACGCTCGGGATCTTCCTGCTGCCCGTGGGCGCGGGGCTTTTCGGCACGCTGCTCCCGGCGCTCGGCTGGTTCCCCGCGCTCGGCGCGCGCGGGCTCGGCCTCGCCGAGTTCGTCCGCCTGTCGGCCATGCCCGGCATCTGGCGCGCGGCCGTGCTCTCGCTGCTCACCGGCCTGCTGACCGCGCTCCTCTCGCTTGGCATCACCGCCCTGGTCTGCGCCCGGGCGCACGGCTCGCGCCTCTTCCTCCGCCTGCAGGCGAGCCTCGCGCCCATGCTGGCCGCGCCCTACGCAGCGGTGGCCATCGGCTTCGCCTTCCTGGTCGCGCCGAGCGGGCTCTTCGCGCGCCTGCTCTCGCCCTGGCTCACGGGCTGGGCCGTGCCGCCGGATCTGCTCGTGGTGCACGACTCCTGGGGGCTCTGCATGGTCGCGGGCATGCTGCTCAAGACCGTGCCCTACCTCCTCTTCATGACCATCGCCGCGCTGGACCAGGTGCGGGGGGCGGAGGGCATGGCCGTGGCCCGCAGCCTCGGCTACGCCGGGCCCACGGCCTGGCTGCGCGTGATCTTCCCCCAGGTCTACCCGCAGATCAGGCTGCCGGTCTACGCGGTCCTGGCCTTCGCCATGTCCGTGGTGGACGTCGGCATCATCCTCGGGCCGACCACGCCGCCGACCCTGTCCGTGGCCGTCTACAGGCTCTTCACGGACCGCGACATCAATCTCATCCTGCCCGCCTCGGCCGGGGCGCTGGCGCAGCTCGCCCTGGTGGCGGGCGCGGTGCTCCTGTGGCGACTGTGCGAGCGGCTGGCCGCGACGCGGCTGCGCGGTTTCCTGACCTCTGGCCGCAGGGGCCGGGCGGGGAGGGCAGGGGGAGCCGCCGTGGGCGGTCTGGCCGGGCTGCTCTGGGGGCTCTTCGGCCTGGGCATGCTGGCCCTGGTGCTCTGGTCCTTGGCCGGGTCGTGGTGGTTCCCGGACACCCTGCCCGGGAAATGGAGCCTGCGCATCTGGCAGCGCACCCTGCCGGACCTCGGCTGGCCGGTCTGGAACACCCTCGCGGTGGGGCTCCTGTCCACCGGCCTTTCCCTGGCCCTGGTCCTCGGCTGCCTGGAGAACGAGGCGCGCCACGGCCTGGCCCCGGCCGCGCGGCGCACCATGTGGTTGCTCTACGTGCCGCTCCTCGTGCCGCAGATCGCCTTCCTCTTCGGGCTGCAGACCTTCTTCGTGCGCCTGCGCCTGGACGGCACGCTCGTCGCCGTGGCCTTCAGCCACACACTCTTCGTGCTGCCCTACGTCTTTCTCTCCCTGGCCGATCCCTGGCGCGCCCTGGACGAGCGCTACGTCCGCTCCGCGGCCTGCCTGGGCGCCTCGCCCGGCCGCATCTTCTGGCGCGTGAAGCTGCCTCTGCTCGCGCGGCCCGTGGCCTTTGCCGCGGCCGTGGGCTTCGCCGTGTCCGTGGCCCAGTATCTGCCCACGGTCTTCGCCGGAGCAGGGCGGCTGCCCACCCTGACCACCGAGGCCGTGACCCTGGCCTCGGGCGGCGACCGCCGGGTGGCCGGGGTCTACGCCCTGGCCCAGAGCGCGCTGCCCCTGGCCTTCTACGCCCTGGCCATGTCCGCCGCCGCGCGCAGGCGAAGCGCGCGCCGCGTCCTGCGTCCTGCCTGA
- a CDS encoding ABC transporter substrate-binding protein, translating into MRRLARLLLPVLLLAATVFAAGPTPAAPAEDASWQAVVARAKGQTVYWNAWAGSEATNDYIDWVSRQVAERYGIHLRHVKISNTAEAVARILAEKSAGKMRGGSVDLIWINGENFLKMRENGLLYGPFADRLPNAKYLDYAEKPTMHFDFTVPVDGMESPWGAAQVVFLNDSRRLPDPPRSMPELLAWAKAHPGRFTHPQVRNFMGSTFLKQALYELVEDKSVLQKPATSGNFAKVTAPLWAWYDQLRPNLWRQGRQFPENATAEDQLLADGEVDMSLSFQPGEASNLIQSGQLPDTVRTFVMRGGTIGNTHFVAIPFNSSAKEAAMVVADFLLSPEAQARKQDPRVWGDYTVLSMKKLSPEQRALFTSLPRGVATLSPEELGTPLPEPHPSWMNMIVAEWERRYGG; encoded by the coding sequence ATGCGCCGCCTCGCACGTCTCCTGCTCCCGGTCCTGCTCCTCGCCGCGACCGTTTTCGCCGCAGGCCCGACCCCGGCCGCACCCGCTGAAGACGCGAGCTGGCAGGCCGTCGTGGCCCGGGCCAAGGGCCAGACCGTCTACTGGAACGCCTGGGCCGGTTCCGAGGCGACCAACGACTACATCGACTGGGTCTCGCGCCAGGTGGCCGAGCGCTACGGCATCCACCTGCGCCACGTGAAGATCTCCAACACGGCCGAGGCCGTGGCCCGCATCCTGGCCGAGAAGAGCGCGGGCAAGATGCGCGGCGGCTCCGTGGACCTCATCTGGATCAACGGCGAGAACTTCCTGAAGATGAGGGAGAACGGCCTGCTCTACGGCCCCTTCGCGGACCGGCTGCCCAATGCCAAATACCTCGACTACGCCGAGAAGCCGACCATGCATTTCGACTTCACCGTGCCCGTGGACGGCATGGAGTCGCCCTGGGGCGCGGCCCAGGTGGTCTTCCTGAACGACAGCAGGCGCCTGCCGGACCCGCCGCGCTCCATGCCCGAGCTCCTGGCCTGGGCCAAGGCCCATCCCGGCCGCTTCACCCACCCCCAGGTGCGCAACTTCATGGGCTCCACCTTTCTGAAGCAGGCGCTCTACGAGCTGGTCGAGGACAAGTCAGTGCTGCAGAAGCCCGCGACGAGCGGGAATTTCGCCAAGGTGACGGCGCCGCTGTGGGCCTGGTACGACCAGCTGCGGCCGAACCTCTGGCGCCAGGGGCGGCAGTTCCCGGAGAACGCCACGGCAGAGGACCAGCTCCTGGCGGACGGCGAGGTGGACATGAGCCTCTCGTTCCAGCCCGGCGAGGCCTCGAACCTCATCCAGAGCGGCCAGCTCCCGGACACGGTGCGCACCTTCGTGATGCGCGGCGGGACCATCGGCAACACCCACTTCGTGGCCATCCCGTTCAACTCCTCGGCCAAGGAGGCGGCCATGGTCGTGGCCGACTTCCTGCTCTCGCCCGAGGCCCAGGCCAGGAAGCAGGACCCGCGCGTGTGGGGCGACTACACCGTGCTCTCCATGAAGAAGCTCTCGCCCGAGCAGCGCGCCCTGTTCACCTCCCTGCCGCGCGGAGTGGCCACGCTGAGCCCGGAGGAGCTGGGCACGCCCCTGCCCGAGCCGCATCCCTCGTGGATGAACATGATCGTCGCCGAGTGGGAGCGGCGGTACGGCGGCTAG
- a CDS encoding ATP-binding cassette domain-containing protein, whose product MNASETGETRGLALYGVRLALGATVLVDGLDLVVPPGAIVTLMGPSGAGKSSLLAHLCGALAPAFAASGTVLLDGRSLDGLPPERRRLGILFQDDLLFPHMSVGENLLFALPRGSRAGRREKAEQALAECGLEGFFPRDPATLSGGQRARVALMRALLSEPRALLLDEPFSKLDATTRAGFRDFVFGHARARGLPTLMVTHDPSDAEAAGGEVLHLQPGP is encoded by the coding sequence ATGAACGCAAGCGAAACGGGGGAGACGCGCGGCCTGGCGCTTTACGGCGTGCGCCTGGCGCTCGGTGCGACCGTGCTCGTGGACGGGCTGGATCTCGTCGTTCCGCCCGGCGCCATCGTGACCCTCATGGGACCGAGCGGCGCGGGCAAGTCGAGCCTCCTGGCCCATCTCTGCGGCGCGCTCGCCCCGGCCTTCGCGGCCTCGGGCACCGTCCTCCTCGACGGGCGAAGCCTCGACGGCCTGCCGCCGGAGCGCCGACGCCTGGGCATCCTGTTCCAGGACGACCTCCTCTTTCCGCACATGAGCGTGGGCGAGAACCTGCTCTTCGCCCTGCCGCGCGGCTCACGGGCAGGGCGCCGGGAAAAGGCCGAGCAGGCCTTGGCCGAGTGCGGCCTCGAGGGCTTCTTTCCGCGCGACCCGGCCACGCTTTCCGGCGGGCAGAGGGCGCGCGTGGCGCTCATGCGCGCGCTGCTCTCCGAGCCGAGGGCGCTGTTGCTGGACGAGCCCTTCTCCAAGCTCGACGCGACGACGCGGGCGGGCTTTCGCGATTTCGTCTTCGGCCACGCCCGGGCGCGCGGCCTGCCCACGCTGATGGTCACCCACGACCCCTCGGACGCCGAAGCCGCCGGGGGCGAGGTCCTGCATCTCCAACCCGGTCCCTGA
- a CDS encoding response regulator: protein MTDMNDKATRRRLLLVDDEPAIRTMLSLSLKDRGYDVRTASSFDEGLATFREFAPDVVLTDIKMPGPDGIELLRRVKDENPDTEVVMLSGHGDLELAIKSLQLEAVDFVTKPIKDEILQIALRRAFEKQAMRRQIAAHTEDLERLVQEKSARLLELERERAVGSAVESLMSGLSDVTQSVTESVNADAEARESAGPSCFNDLPCFVSVHNRYLEIIASNRLYRERLGDMIGRNSWEVYSGRDGKGNGCPVWMALQTGRGQKSREVVLDKDGREIQVMVHTAPIPGRDGEPEFVIEFSVDVTEVGRLQDELKAAQQKYQEIFEASPAFISIHDLKYTLVESNKMFREHFGEGIGERCYQVYKHRERPCDECLVHRTLKEGHTVELETVVTDREDRPINVLIRTSPIRNTAGEIVQVMEMATDITQLRKLQDHLSSIGLMIGSMSHGVKGLLTALDGGMYRVDKGLARDDLALVADGWGTVKDKMARVRHMVLDILSYAKARSLNLQSVEVGAFARDVASIIGPRAERAGVRFSLELPARTDGPAGHGGLGAFEVDDVAFSAALVNLLENGVDACAEKPGDGPGSLRLRVGGDKESVYFEIMDNGVGMDRETREKMFTLFFSSKGHKGTGLGTYIAGHVVEQHGGRLRVESAPGKGTVVHVAMPRFRADGPGAAQDCAPLGRAGDGAAAGEA, encoded by the coding sequence ATGACGGACATGAACGACAAGGCCACGCGGCGACGCCTCCTCCTGGTGGACGACGAGCCCGCCATCCGCACCATGCTCTCCCTGAGCCTCAAGGACCGCGGCTACGACGTGCGCACGGCATCGAGCTTCGACGAGGGGCTGGCCACGTTCCGGGAATTCGCGCCCGACGTCGTGCTCACGGACATCAAGATGCCCGGGCCCGACGGCATCGAGCTTCTGCGTCGCGTGAAGGACGAGAATCCGGACACCGAGGTGGTCATGCTCTCGGGCCACGGCGACCTCGAGCTGGCCATCAAGAGCCTGCAGCTCGAGGCCGTGGACTTCGTGACCAAGCCCATCAAGGACGAGATCCTGCAGATCGCCCTGCGCCGCGCCTTCGAGAAGCAGGCCATGCGGCGGCAGATCGCCGCGCACACCGAGGACCTGGAGCGCCTGGTGCAGGAGAAGTCCGCCCGCCTCCTCGAGCTCGAGCGCGAGCGCGCCGTGGGCAGCGCCGTGGAGAGCCTCATGTCCGGCCTCTCGGACGTCACCCAGTCCGTGACCGAGTCCGTGAACGCCGACGCCGAGGCGCGCGAGAGCGCCGGGCCGTCGTGCTTCAACGACCTGCCCTGCTTCGTCTCGGTGCACAACCGGTATCTCGAGATCATCGCCTCCAACCGCCTCTACCGCGAGCGGCTGGGCGACATGATCGGACGCAACTCCTGGGAGGTTTATTCCGGGCGCGACGGCAAGGGCAACGGCTGCCCGGTGTGGATGGCGCTGCAGACCGGCCGCGGCCAGAAGAGCCGCGAGGTGGTCCTGGACAAGGACGGCCGGGAGATCCAGGTCATGGTCCACACCGCTCCCATCCCGGGCCGCGACGGCGAGCCCGAGTTCGTCATCGAGTTCTCCGTGGACGTCACCGAGGTCGGCCGCCTGCAGGACGAGCTCAAGGCCGCGCAGCAGAAATACCAGGAGATCTTCGAGGCGTCCCCGGCCTTCATCTCCATACACGACCTCAAGTACACCCTGGTCGAGTCCAACAAGATGTTCCGCGAGCACTTCGGCGAGGGCATCGGCGAACGCTGCTACCAGGTCTACAAGCACCGCGAGCGGCCCTGCGACGAGTGCCTGGTGCACCGCACGCTCAAGGAGGGCCACACCGTGGAGCTCGAGACCGTGGTCACGGACCGCGAGGACCGGCCCATCAACGTGCTCATCCGCACCTCGCCCATCCGCAACACCGCGGGCGAGATCGTGCAGGTCATGGAGATGGCCACGGACATCACGCAGCTGCGCAAGCTGCAGGACCACCTCTCCTCCATCGGCCTGATGATCGGCTCCATGTCCCACGGCGTGAAGGGCCTGCTGACCGCGCTGGACGGCGGCATGTACCGCGTGGACAAGGGGCTCGCCAGGGACGATCTGGCGCTCGTCGCGGACGGATGGGGAACTGTCAAGGACAAGATGGCGCGCGTGCGGCACATGGTCCTCGACATCCTCTCCTACGCCAAGGCGCGCTCCCTGAACCTGCAGTCCGTGGAGGTCGGCGCCTTCGCGCGCGACGTGGCCTCGATCATCGGCCCCAGGGCCGAGCGCGCCGGGGTGCGCTTCTCCCTCGAACTCCCGGCCAGGACGGACGGTCCGGCTGGACACGGCGGTCTCGGGGCCTTCGAGGTGGACGACGTGGCCTTTTCCGCCGCGCTCGTGAACCTGCTCGAGAACGGCGTGGACGCCTGCGCCGAGAAGCCGGGCGACGGGCCGGGCAGCCTGCGGCTTCGCGTGGGCGGCGACAAGGAGTCCGTCTATTTCGAGATCATGGACAACGGCGTGGGCATGGACCGCGAGACGCGCGAGAAGATGTTCACCCTCTTCTTCTCCTCCAAGGGACACAAGGGCACGGGGCTCGGCACCTACATCGCGGGCCACGTGGTCGAGCAGCACGGCGGGCGGCTGCGCGTGGAGTCCGCGCCCGGCAAGGGCACCGTGGTGCACGTGGCCATGCCCCGCTTCCGGGCCGACGGCCCGGGCGCAGCGCAGGACTGCGCCCCGCTCGGCCGGGCCGGGGACGGCGCCGCGGCCGGGGAGGCCTGA